GCACAGAGCGGATGGACTTTACCTCCGTCAAGTTAACTTTTCCCCTTATCCTGGACTGGACGAACTTTATCGCCTCCTCGACTGTGTCGAAAGTAGAGACCTTGTTCTCCATGGCCTTCCTTACCGTTTCCCTAATGTGCCAGTTTCCAAGTGGGGCGAAGTACTCGGGAGTTATCTCCCTGATAATGATCACCCCTGCGCTCCTCCTCATCTTGCTTAGGTACTTCAGGACTGAGGTCCTTGCAGCAATGTACCCCCCGTCCATGAAGTCGTACTCCCCCCAGAAGTTCTCCCTTAAGTCTGAGACCACGAGCTCGCTGGACCAGAGGCTCAAGGGGTGCCATATCTCCATCCACGTCACGTTATATGCTGAGGGGTAAAGGATGACGTGGAAGTAGTTGCCCAAGTACTTTTGATAGTATACCTCAACTTTGTCTACAGACTCATACCCCCTTACCTCCTCTAGGAGTTGCTTCCCTATTGCGGAGTCCACGGCGGTAATTGCCCACCTAGTGGGGACCAGCCTCCTGTTCTTCTTCCTGCCTAAGAGACCTAGGGACATAGCGTTGATTATCTTGTACACCTCTTCCCCAGAGGAGTAGAGTTCCCTCACAGCCTCCTGGGCGTTCACGTCGTCGAAGATGAGCCTATCGAATGCTTTCGACAGCTTGGGGTTGTCAACTACTTTGACGTCCTTGGCCAGTACTGAGGGGCCTCTTGGCATCACGTAGCCGTCAAAGCGCAACTTTGCCTCTACATTTCCCTCTATCAAGCTCTCTGATCCCACCGGCGTATGAGAAATAGCAGTTAAGGCTATCTCCTTGTCGTAAAGCTCCCACACGTCCTTTACTTTAGCCTTTATTACGTTAGAGACAAGGGACGCGCGGTATGATATTATCTCGTTTATGGACTTTCTTCCCCACCACTCCCGTGGATTCTCGTACTCCTTCGCCTCGTCTCCAAAGACCCCAGGCGGGAGGTTAAAGGACAGGGAAACAGTGGGATAGCCCTTCTCTCCTACGACGACGCTGGGGGGAGTTGCGCCGTCAAGCCTTTTTGACTCGAGGTCTATTCTAAGCGTAGTATTTACTACTGCCCTAAACCTCTCTAGAATGGGGCAGGAGCTCAACCCACAGAGGAGCTTTTTCCCCTTACACCTCACGCACAGCTCTGCGGGTATTTTTCTCAAACAGCTTCCTCTGTATATACCATTCCGCGATCATTATTTTAGCCTTTACGCTGAGCCCTATCCCTATGGGCTTAGACCTCCTACTTCTCAAGGCCTCAAGGACTTCGTCCACATCGAATCCCTCCACTTCCACTTGGTTGTATGCAGAGCCTATTGCCTCCTTTACGTGG
The Candidatus Aramenus sp. CH1 DNA segment above includes these coding regions:
- a CDS encoding Nre family DNA repair protein; the encoded protein is MRKIPAELCVRCKGKKLLCGLSSCPILERFRAVVNTTLRIDLESKRLDGATPPSVVVGEKGYPTVSLSFNLPPGVFGDEAKEYENPREWWGRKSINEIISYRASLVSNVIKAKVKDVWELYDKEIALTAISHTPVGSESLIEGNVEAKLRFDGYVMPRGPSVLAKDVKVVDNPKLSKAFDRLIFDDVNAQEAVRELYSSGEEVYKIINAMSLGLLGRKKNRRLVPTRWAITAVDSAIGKQLLEEVRGYESVDKVEVYYQKYLGNYFHVILYPSAYNVTWMEIWHPLSLWSSELVVSDLRENFWGEYDFMDGGYIAARTSVLKYLSKMRRSAGVIIIREITPEYFAPLGNWHIRETVRKAMENKVSTFDTVEEAIKFVQSRIRGKVNLTEVKSIRSVLAQKTIDSFFK